Proteins co-encoded in one Salvia splendens isolate huo1 chromosome 4, SspV2, whole genome shotgun sequence genomic window:
- the LOC121797682 gene encoding protein FAM32A-like isoform X2, with the protein MMEREVMDFFRGAHPDLNKNSPKSVCSVEVEPILHKPRIIILAQEREREREREMSGYENVIGGKLKLKGKALDVKAGGVKKKKKKQKKQQDQISEAVEKMASDLEKQESADADKSTGDDRSASWDSNLTPAERRYMEQRERIDRHKLAKTSNKSHRDRIEDFNQYLANMSEHYDIPKVGPG; encoded by the exons ATGATGGAACGGGAAGTAATGGATTTTTTTAGGGGGGCCCACCCGGACCTCAATAAAAACTCCCCCAAATCAGTCTGTTCTGTTGAGGTTGAACCAATACTCCACAAACCTAGAATCATAATTCTTGCTCAG gagagagagagagagagagagagagagatgtctgGGTATGAGAATGTGATTGGAGGAAAGCTGAAGCTTAAGGGTAAGGCTCTGGATGTGAAGGCCGGCggagtgaagaagaagaagaagaagcagaaaaAGCAGCAAGACCAAATTTCTGAAGCTGTGGAGA AGATGGCAAGTGATTTGGAGAAGCAAGAGAGCGCTGATGCTGATAAATCGACTGGAGATGATAGATCTGCGAGCTGGGATAGCAATCTGACCCCAGCAGAGAGACGGTACATGGAACAAAGGGAGAGAATCGACCGTCATAAGCTGGCAAAGACATCTAACAAATCACACCGTGACCGTATTGAGGATTTCAATCAGTATCTTGCTAACATGAGTGAGCATTATGATATTCCTAAAGTTGGCCCAGGCTAA
- the LOC121797682 gene encoding protein FAM32A-like isoform X3 produces MSGYENVIGGKLKLKGKALDVKAGGVKKKKKKQKKQQDQISEAVESENAEMASDLEKQESADADKSTGDDRSASWDSNLTPAERRYMEQRERIDRHKLAKTSNKSHRDRIEDFNQYLANMSEHYDIPKVGPG; encoded by the exons atgtctgGGTATGAGAATGTGATTGGAGGAAAGCTGAAGCTTAAGGGTAAGGCTCTGGATGTGAAGGCCGGCggagtgaagaagaagaagaagaagcagaaaaAGCAGCAAGACCAAATTTCTGAAGCTGTGGAGA GCGAGAATGCAGAGATGGCAAGTGATTTGGAGAAGCAAGAGAGCGCTGATGCTGATAAATCGACTGGAGATGATAGATCTGCGAGCTGGGATAGCAATCTGACCCCAGCAGAGAGACGGTACATGGAACAAAGGGAGAGAATCGACCGTCATAAGCTGGCAAAGACATCTAACAAATCACACCGTGACCGTATTGAGGATTTCAATCAGTATCTTGCTAACATGAGTGAGCATTATGATATTCCTAAAGTTGGCCCAGGCTAA
- the LOC121797682 gene encoding protein FAM32A-like isoform X1: MEREVMDFFRGAHPDLNKNSPKSVCSVEVEPILHKPRIIILAQEREREREREMSGYENVIGGKLKLKGKALDVKAGGVKKKKKKQKKQQDQISEAVESENAEMASDLEKQESADADKSTGDDRSASWDSNLTPAERRYMEQRERIDRHKLAKTSNKSHRDRIEDFNQYLANMSEHYDIPKVGPG, translated from the exons ATGGAACGGGAAGTAATGGATTTTTTTAGGGGGGCCCACCCGGACCTCAATAAAAACTCCCCCAAATCAGTCTGTTCTGTTGAGGTTGAACCAATACTCCACAAACCTAGAATCATAATTCTTGCTCAG gagagagagagagagagagagagagagatgtctgGGTATGAGAATGTGATTGGAGGAAAGCTGAAGCTTAAGGGTAAGGCTCTGGATGTGAAGGCCGGCggagtgaagaagaagaagaagaagcagaaaaAGCAGCAAGACCAAATTTCTGAAGCTGTGGAGA GCGAGAATGCAGAGATGGCAAGTGATTTGGAGAAGCAAGAGAGCGCTGATGCTGATAAATCGACTGGAGATGATAGATCTGCGAGCTGGGATAGCAATCTGACCCCAGCAGAGAGACGGTACATGGAACAAAGGGAGAGAATCGACCGTCATAAGCTGGCAAAGACATCTAACAAATCACACCGTGACCGTATTGAGGATTTCAATCAGTATCTTGCTAACATGAGTGAGCATTATGATATTCCTAAAGTTGGCCCAGGCTAA
- the LOC121797681 gene encoding trihelix transcription factor ASIL2-like, which translates to MEDDEEIQSQPSPVSNGRIAVTVAAAPPSSSNSLTLALPIQNQKTPGSGGGREDCWSEGATAVLIEAWGERYLELSRGNLKQKHWKDVADVVSSRGDYSKTPKTDIQCKNRIDTVKKKYKAEKAKIAAGAGPSKWRFYDKLDELIGPTAKMTSSATPPPEPSNPYQRVPMGIPVGIRSNSAHPQQKPNRKRPAVDSDDESEPDNSADSSDGLPPDSYKRPMMPRVVNNVRAIRPDLMNKKNDGSGNSMKELTRAILKFGEAYEQAETAKLQQLVEMEKQRMKFAKELELQRMQCFMKTQVELSQLKNRRSETNNHSHGIIGNNDNAQNNKNNNSDSSD; encoded by the coding sequence ATGGAAGACGACGAAGAAATCCAGTCCCAGCCCTCTCCGGTTTCCAACGGGCGGATCGCTgtcaccgtcgccgccgccccACCGTCATCCTCCAACTCCCTCACCCTCGCTCTCCCCATCCAGAACCAGAAAACCCCCGGCTCCGGCGGCGGCCGTGAGGATTGCTGGAGCGaaggcgccaccgccgtcctaATCGAGGCCTGGGGCGAGAGGTATTTGGAGCTCAGCCGCGGGAATCTCAAGCAGAAGCACTGGAAAGACGTCGCCGACGTTGTTAGCAGCCGCGGGGATTACTCTAAAACCCCCAAAACCGACATCCAGTGCAAAAACCGGATCGATACCGTTAAGAAGAAGTACAAAGCCGAGAAGGCCAAGATCGCCGCCGGCGCAGGCCCGAGCAAGTGGCGATTTTACGACAAGCTCGACGAATTGATCGGCCCTACCGCGAAGATGACCTCCTCTGCCACGCCTCCGCCGGAGCCCAGTAATCCCTATCAAAGAGTTCCGATGGGAATACCAGTAGGAATTAGGTCAAATTCTGCCCATCCTCAGCAGAAGCCTAACCGCAAAAGGCCTGCTGTCGACTCCGATGATGAATCTGAACCGGATAATTCAGCTGATTCATCCGATGGTTTGCCTCCAGATAGCTACAAGAGGCCGATGATGCCTAGAGTGGTGAATAATGTTCGTGCAATTAGGCCTGATTTGATGAATAAGAAGAATGATGGGAGTGGGAATTCAATGAAGGAGCTCACTCGGGCTATCTTGAAATTTGGTGAGGCGTATGAGCAAGCCGAGACTGCAAAACTGCAGCAGttggtggagatggagaagcAGAGGATGAAGTTTGCAAAGGAGTTGGAGTTGCAGAGAATGCAGTGCTTCATGAAGACGCAGGTAGAGCTATCACAGCTCAAGAATAGGCGGTCTGAGACTAACAACCACAGTCATGGGATCATCGGCAATAACGACAATGCCCAAAACAACAAGAATAACAACAGTGATAGCAGTGATTGA